The following are encoded in a window of Acidobacteriota bacterium genomic DNA:
- the ppsA gene encoding phosphoenolpyruvate synthase produces MSEYILWFQELGMDDVPRVGGKNASLGEMISNLSGMGLKVPRGFATTASAYREFLAQGGLDQAISRRLRDLDIEDVDELSRRGAAIRQMILETPFPARLEEELFKAYQELGQACGVEDLAVAVRSSATAEDLPEASFAGQQETFLNVRDWKAVKQAVHEVFASLFNDRAIAYRVHHGFEHAQVALSAGIQRMVRSDIGSSGVAFSIDTESGFDQVVFITSSYGLGETVVQGQVNPDEFYVYKPSLRRGKKSILRRGLGSKAVKMVYAQDGKSLVRTVDVPQEDQGRFSLDDQEVEHLARQTVQIEDHYGRPMDVEWAKDGEDGCIYILQARPETVQSRAPAQALERYQLKEKGPVLAEGRSIGQRIGAGRVRVVRGLDEMSKVEEGDVLVTDMTDPDWEPVMKRSAAIVTNRGGRTCHAAIIARELGVPAVVGTGDATEALPDGAQVTVSCAEGDTAFVYEGLLDFEVTRTKVDEMPELPFKIMMNVGNPERAFDFQATPHRGVGLARLEFIIARMIGVHPKALLEYESLPEDLRRQVGRCMAGYAGPVEFYVERLAEGIATIAAAFAPYPVIVRLSDFKSNEYANLLGGDRYEPDEENPMLGFRGASRYVADSFRDCFELECRAVKQVREEMGLDNVEVMIPFVRTVKEGREVIDLLARNGLRRGEKGLRVIMMCELPSNALLAEEFLDHFDGFSIGSNDLTQLTLGLDRDSGLVAEIFDERNPAVLSLMDQAIKACRGRGKYIGICGQGPSDHPDLARWLMERGIDSVSLNPDTVVDTWLFLARQSAQVE; encoded by the coding sequence ATGAGTGAATACATCCTTTGGTTTCAAGAACTTGGAATGGACGACGTGCCTCGCGTAGGAGGCAAGAACGCCTCCTTGGGCGAGATGATTTCCAACCTCTCCGGGATGGGCTTGAAGGTTCCGCGGGGATTCGCCACCACGGCTTCGGCTTACCGGGAATTCCTGGCCCAGGGCGGATTGGACCAAGCCATCAGCCGGCGTCTCCGTGACCTTGACATCGAGGACGTGGACGAGCTTTCCCGGCGCGGCGCGGCCATTCGACAAATGATCCTGGAGACGCCCTTCCCCGCCCGGCTGGAAGAGGAGCTGTTCAAGGCCTACCAGGAGCTGGGCCAAGCCTGCGGGGTCGAGGACCTGGCGGTTGCCGTCCGCTCTTCGGCCACGGCCGAGGATCTTCCGGAAGCTTCTTTCGCGGGCCAGCAGGAGACTTTCCTCAACGTCAGGGATTGGAAAGCGGTCAAGCAGGCCGTCCACGAGGTTTTCGCCTCCCTCTTCAATGACCGCGCCATCGCTTACCGCGTCCATCACGGCTTCGAGCATGCCCAGGTGGCCCTTTCGGCGGGCATCCAGCGCATGGTGCGCTCTGATATCGGATCCAGCGGAGTGGCCTTTTCCATCGATACCGAATCGGGATTCGATCAGGTGGTCTTCATCACCTCCAGCTACGGGCTGGGGGAAACCGTAGTTCAGGGCCAGGTGAATCCCGACGAGTTTTATGTCTACAAGCCCTCGCTGCGCCGGGGCAAGAAGTCGATCCTGCGTCGGGGACTGGGCAGCAAGGCGGTCAAGATGGTCTACGCCCAAGACGGGAAGTCGCTGGTGCGCACGGTGGACGTGCCCCAGGAAGATCAAGGACGCTTTTCGCTCGACGACCAGGAGGTGGAGCATCTGGCCCGCCAAACGGTCCAGATCGAGGACCACTACGGACGTCCCATGGACGTGGAATGGGCCAAAGACGGCGAGGACGGCTGCATCTACATCCTTCAGGCGCGTCCCGAGACGGTTCAGAGCCGCGCCCCGGCCCAAGCCCTGGAGCGCTACCAGCTCAAGGAAAAGGGCCCTGTGCTGGCGGAAGGGCGCAGCATCGGACAGCGCATCGGAGCGGGACGGGTGCGCGTGGTGAGGGGATTGGACGAGATGTCCAAGGTGGAAGAGGGCGACGTCCTGGTGACCGACATGACCGATCCCGACTGGGAACCGGTCATGAAGCGCTCGGCCGCCATCGTCACCAACCGGGGCGGACGCACCTGCCACGCCGCCATCATCGCCCGCGAGTTGGGAGTCCCGGCGGTGGTTGGCACCGGCGACGCCACCGAGGCGCTTCCCGACGGCGCCCAGGTCACCGTCTCCTGCGCCGAAGGCGATACGGCCTTCGTCTATGAAGGATTGCTGGATTTCGAAGTGACGCGGACCAAAGTCGACGAGATGCCCGAGTTGCCCTTCAAGATCATGATGAACGTGGGCAATCCCGAACGGGCCTTCGACTTTCAGGCCACGCCCCACCGGGGGGTGGGACTGGCCCGTCTGGAATTCATCATCGCCCGCATGATCGGCGTTCACCCCAAAGCCCTGCTGGAGTACGAGAGCCTGCCCGAAGACCTGCGTCGGCAGGTGGGCCGGTGCATGGCGGGCTATGCCGGACCGGTCGAGTTCTACGTCGAACGTCTGGCTGAAGGCATCGCCACCATCGCGGCCGCCTTCGCGCCCTATCCCGTCATCGTGCGCCTCTCCGATTTCAAGTCCAACGAGTATGCCAACCTGTTGGGAGGCGACCGCTACGAGCCGGACGAAGAGAATCCCATGCTGGGATTCAGGGGCGCATCGCGCTACGTCGCCGACTCATTCCGCGACTGTTTCGAGCTGGAGTGCCGGGCCGTCAAGCAAGTCCGCGAAGAGATGGGACTGGACAACGTGGAGGTCATGATTCCCTTCGTCCGCACCGTCAAGGAGGGGAGGGAAGTCATCGACCTTCTGGCCCGCAACGGGCTGCGCCGGGGAGAGAAGGGCCTGCGCGTGATCATGATGTGCGAGTTGCCGTCCAATGCCCTCTTGGCCGAAGAGTTCCTCGACCATTTCGACGGCTTTTCCATCGGTTCCAACGATCTGACTCAGCTTACGCTGGGGCTGGACCGCGACTCCGGTCTGGTGGCCGAGATCTTCGACGAGCGCAACCCCGCCGTCCTCTCTCTGATGGACCAGGCCATCAAGGCTTGCCGCGGTCGGGGCAAGTACATCGGCATCTGCGGGCAAGGCCCGTCCGATCACCCCGATCTGGCCCGCTGGCTGATGGAGCGGGGAATCGATTCGGTTTCCCTCAATCCCGACACCGTGGTCGACACCTGGCTTTTCCTGGCCCGCCAGTCGGCTCAGGTGGAGTAG
- a CDS encoding pyruvate, water dikinase regulatory protein: MKRTVFFISDSTGITAEALGSSLLSQFEDIEFERIALRFIKTPEQAEEVVRRINEAGAKDGQRPIVFDTIVRPEVREIIAHSDGFVIDFLKSFIGKLEEELQAQSTLSVGRSHTIDEQGRYFSRIDAVNYALSHDDGVGTEGYGRSDLILVGVSRCGKTPTSLYLALQFGVKVANYPFTPEDLESMRLHPALKRHKSRLFGLTIDPERLHEIRSERRAGSQYASRRQCQLEVRDVEALYRREGIPHISTTRRSVEEIAATIMTEAGIQQRN, encoded by the coding sequence ATGAAGCGAACCGTCTTTTTCATCTCGGACAGCACCGGCATCACCGCCGAGGCGCTGGGCAGCAGCTTGCTCTCGCAGTTCGAGGACATCGAATTCGAACGGATCGCGCTGCGCTTCATCAAGACTCCGGAACAAGCCGAGGAAGTCGTCCGCCGCATCAACGAGGCGGGAGCCAAAGACGGCCAGAGACCCATCGTCTTCGACACCATCGTGCGTCCCGAAGTGCGCGAGATCATCGCCCACAGCGACGGATTCGTCATCGATTTCCTCAAGTCTTTCATCGGCAAGCTGGAAGAAGAATTGCAGGCCCAGTCGACGCTCTCGGTGGGGCGCTCCCATACCATCGACGAGCAAGGGCGCTACTTCTCGCGCATCGATGCCGTCAACTATGCCCTGAGCCACGACGACGGGGTGGGTACGGAGGGCTACGGACGGTCCGATCTGATCCTGGTGGGCGTATCGCGGTGCGGCAAGACCCCCACCTCCCTCTACCTGGCCTTGCAGTTCGGAGTCAAGGTGGCCAACTATCCCTTTACTCCCGAAGACCTGGAAAGCATGCGCCTGCATCCGGCCTTGAAACGCCACAAGAGTCGCCTCTTCGGTCTCACCATCGATCCCGAGCGCCTGCACGAGATCCGCAGCGAAAGGCGGGCCGGCAGCCAGTACGCCTCGCGGCGCCAATGCCAGTTGGAAGTCCGCGACGTGGAAGCCCTCTACCGGCGTGAAGGCATCCCTCACATCTCCACCACCCGCCGCTCGGTTGAAGAAATCGCCGCCACCATCATGACGGAGGCCGGCATCCAGCAGCGCAACTGA
- the rnhA gene encoding ribonuclease HI: MLRNQGSAEDAEVVLFTDGACSGNPGPGGWAFVMRHQPTGKELEASGAEPSTTNNQMELQAVIEGLKRLRRKARVHVVSDSSYVLQGITEWIHNWKRNGWRRKSGSGYKPVKNADYWKELDQAVSRHDVSFEHVRGHSGHPENERCDELAVAAYKKLME, encoded by the coding sequence ATGCTCCGAAACCAAGGCTCGGCCGAGGACGCCGAGGTCGTGCTATTCACCGACGGCGCCTGTTCGGGCAATCCTGGACCGGGCGGCTGGGCCTTCGTGATGCGCCATCAACCAACTGGCAAGGAGTTGGAGGCCAGCGGCGCCGAGCCGTCCACGACCAACAACCAGATGGAGCTGCAAGCAGTCATCGAGGGCCTGAAAAGGCTCAGGCGCAAGGCCCGGGTGCACGTCGTCAGCGACAGCTCCTATGTGCTTCAGGGGATCACCGAGTGGATTCACAATTGGAAGCGCAACGGGTGGCGGCGCAAGTCCGGCAGCGGATACAAGCCGGTCAAGAACGCCGACTACTGGAAGGAGCTTGATCAGGCGGTGTCGCGCCACGATGTCAGCTTCGAGCATGTCAGGGGGCACAGCGGCCATCCCGAGAATGAGCGCTGTGACGAGCTCGCTGTAGCCGCCTACAAGAAGCTCATGGAATAG